A window of the Helianthus annuus cultivar XRQ/B chromosome 4, HanXRQr2.0-SUNRISE, whole genome shotgun sequence genome harbors these coding sequences:
- the LOC110933634 gene encoding uncharacterized protein LOC110933634 yields the protein MSRRLFTRIADDLAGLDPFFTQRPDARNYEGFTTLQKCTAAIRQLAYGTVADALDEYLQMSARTTRECLSRFCHNVVKLYSKKYLRKPNTYDVQQFYQAHEARHGFPGMLRSIDCMHWAWHNCPNAWRCQYTRGDHDHPTLILEAVASQDLWICILSLVSLVHSTTSTCYTNRRSLAMSLMEPVRAPVLQFLGLSIDAGIILLTEYICLSLQLSRLFHIPMTKKGKKLPSVKMLQEKTSNVLLVFYKKKWAILEHPARAFTPKRLRLYMYACILLHNMIIEDESRAICEYDENASIGNIVPVDPPQQDLNSFSLTNDFTHANLQQDLVEHIWNNVNVGDGDEDEDEDEKYGKSDPVMTSWRFDKETDMVTVIYDCGEQEDYLLENLMTKQGIGFMEELHNATCLNTDMDSKMALMQDIFKWRLQNLQQQEADESEGDDMDESLDEDSEEEDNGSDGYFLDKVPSNEEF from the exons ATGAGTCGCCGGTTATTCACACGGATTGCTGATGATTTGGCGGGGCTAGACCCGTTTTTCACGCAACGACCCGATGCTCGAAATTATGAAGGGTTCACCACGTTACAAAAGTGTACtgcggccattcgccaactggcGTACGGGACAGTGGCCGACGCTTTGGACGAGTACTTACAGATGTCGGCAAGAACTACGCGAGAATGTTTGTCTCGGTTTTGCCATAATGTGGTGAAACTGTATAGCAAAAAATATTTGCGGAAACCAAACACGTATGATGTTCAACAGTTCTACCAAGCTCATGAAGCACGGCACGGGTTTCCCGGAATGCTCCGTAGTATTGATTGTATGCATTGGGCGTGGCATAACTGCCCGAATGCGTGGCGATGCCAATATACGCGAGGTGATCACGACCATCCAACCTTAATACTTGAAGCCGTGGCCTCACAAGATTTGTGGATCTGCATTCTTTCTTTGGTCTCCCTAGTTCACTCAACGACCTCAACGTGCTATACCAATCGGCGATCTTTAGCGATGTCATTAATGGAACCGGTCCGGGCACCTGTTTTACAGTTTCTGGGGTTGAGTATAGACGCGGGTATTATCTTGCTGACGGAATATATCTGTCTTAGTCTACAATTGTCAAGACTATTCCATATCCCAATGacgaaaaaaggaaaaaaattgcCAAGCGTCAAGATGCTGCAAGAAAAGACATCGAACGTGCTTTTggtgttttacaaaaaaaaatgggCCATCCTTGAACATCCGGCACGTGCGTTCACACCGAAGAGGTTGCGCCTTTATATGTACGCTTGCATTTTGCTCCATAACATGATTATTGAAGACGAAAGTCGGGCGATTTGTGAGTATGATGAGAATGCATCTATCGGGAATATTGTCCCGGTAGATCCGCCACaacaggatttaaactcgttcTCGCTAACCAACGACTTCACGCATGCAAACCTTCAACAGGATTTGGTAGAACATATATGGAACAACGTAAACGTCGGGGACGGTGACGAAGACGAAGACGAAGACGAGAagt ATGGAAAATCGGACCcagtcatgacatcatggcgttttgataaggaaacagacatggtgaccgttATATATGACTGCGGAGAGCAGGAAGACTACTTGCTTGAAAACCTCATGACAAAGCAGGGGATTGgattcatggaagaattgcacaATGCCACTTGTTTGAACACAGACATGGACTCAAAAATGGCGTTGATGCAGGACATATTCaaatggaggcttcagaatcttcagcaACAAGAAGCCGATGAAAgtgaaggtgatgacatggatgaaagtctagatgaagactccgaggaagaAGACAACGGAAGTGATGGATACTTCTTGGATAAAGTACCTTCTAACGaggagttttaa